In Kaistella faecalis, a genomic segment contains:
- a CDS encoding sugar transferase — protein sequence MYKHLFKRFFDFTSSIIGLIIVSPLFIIVTIGLYFANQGKPFFFQKRPGKDGKIFQIIKFKTMNDKKDMHGNLLSDSERLTEIGAFVRKTSLDEIPQLINVMKGEMSLIGPRPLLPEYLNLYNDFQRRRNELRPGITGWAQVNGRNAISWEKKFEYDVWYVDHISFILDIKILLLTVKKVFVSEGITQEGHVTSEEFKGNLS from the coding sequence ATGTACAAACACCTATTTAAACGCTTTTTCGATTTTACTTCTTCCATTATCGGTCTGATCATCGTAAGTCCTTTATTCATAATTGTTACAATAGGTCTCTATTTCGCCAATCAGGGTAAGCCGTTTTTCTTTCAGAAAAGACCGGGTAAGGACGGTAAGATTTTTCAAATCATCAAGTTTAAGACCATGAATGACAAAAAGGATATGCATGGGAATCTTCTGTCAGACAGTGAACGGTTAACAGAAATTGGTGCTTTTGTCCGTAAAACTTCGCTTGACGAAATTCCCCAGCTTATCAATGTGATGAAGGGCGAAATGTCCCTCATCGGTCCCAGACCTCTGCTACCCGAATACCTAAATCTTTACAACGATTTTCAGCGCCGCAGAAATGAGTTAAGACCAGGAATAACCGGATGGGCTCAGGTTAACGGCCGCAATGCTATCAGTTGGGAAAAAAAATTCGAATACGACGTATGGTACGTAGATCATATTAGTTTTATACTGGATATAAAGATACTTTTGCTTACAGTAAAAAAAGTTTTTGTTTCGGAAGGGATCACCCAGGAAGGGCACGTTACATCCGAAGAATTTAAAGGAAATTTGTCATGA
- a CDS encoding exodeoxyribonuclease III: MKIISYNVNGIRAAFTKDFLGWLKVADPDVICIQESKAGNDQIDIESLEKIGYHSYWHSAQRKGYSGVGIASKIKPKHVEYGCGIEDYDSEGRVLRADFEDFSVISVYVPSASNIERLDFKMQFCHDFLDYIKELKKTIPNLIICGDFNICHHAIDIHNPVGLKNVSGFLPMEREWMSAFIKECELIDSFRFFNDQPDNYSWWSYRQNSRERNKGWRLDYNFVSYTLKSRLSRAVILKEVFHSDHCPVMVELH, translated from the coding sequence ATGAAAATTATCTCTTATAATGTCAACGGAATCCGGGCAGCATTCACTAAGGATTTCCTCGGCTGGCTGAAGGTTGCGGATCCCGATGTCATCTGCATACAGGAAAGCAAAGCAGGAAACGACCAAATCGATATCGAAAGTCTTGAAAAAATCGGTTATCACAGTTATTGGCATTCAGCACAGCGCAAAGGATATTCCGGAGTGGGAATTGCTTCCAAAATAAAACCTAAACATGTAGAATATGGCTGCGGAATAGAGGATTACGATTCGGAAGGCCGTGTTTTGCGGGCAGATTTCGAGGATTTCTCAGTAATTTCAGTGTATGTGCCTTCTGCTTCAAATATAGAAAGGTTAGACTTTAAAATGCAGTTCTGTCATGATTTCCTGGATTACATTAAAGAACTGAAGAAAACCATTCCTAACCTTATTATTTGCGGCGATTTCAATATTTGTCACCATGCAATAGATATCCATAATCCGGTGGGGCTTAAAAATGTTTCGGGATTTTTACCAATGGAAAGAGAATGGATGAGTGCCTTCATTAAAGAATGCGAACTTATTGACAGTTTCAGATTCTTCAACGACCAGCCCGACAATTATTCCTGGTGGAGTTACCGGCAGAATTCACGCGAAAGGAACAAAGGCTGGCGTTTGGATTATAATTTCGTGTCATATACGCTGAAAAGCCGTCTGAGCCGTGCTGTAATCTTAAAGGAAGTATTTCATTCCGATCACTGTCCGGTGATGGTAGAACTTCATTAA
- the rimO gene encoding 30S ribosomal protein S12 methylthiotransferase RimO produces the protein MRTKSVGKKKINIVTLGCSKNVYDSEVLMGQLQANGKEVVHEDRGDIVVINTCGFIDNAKEESINTILDFVEAKNRGEVEKVFVTGCLSERYKPDLIREIPDVDQYFGTRDLPILLKQLGADYKHELIGERMTTTPKHYAYLKIAEGCDRPCSFCAIPLMRGKNVSTPIENLVIEAEKLAKKGVKELILIAQDLTYYGLDIYKKRALGDLLLRLVKVEGIEWIRLHYAFPTGFPEDVLEIIKNEPKVCNYIDIPLQHINSEILKAMKRGTSHEKTNALLDKFREMVPDMAIRTTLIVGFPGETEERFQEMKEWVRIQRFDRLGCFTYSHEENTTAFVLEDDVPQEVKEARVEEIMELQSQISWEKNQEKIGKTFRCIFDRKEGNYFVGRTEFDSPDVDNTVLVSAENTYLSIGEFADVKITSAEEFDLYGEVI, from the coding sequence ATGCGCACGAAATCCGTCGGAAAAAAGAAAATTAACATTGTCACTTTAGGCTGTTCCAAAAACGTTTATGATTCAGAAGTATTGATGGGTCAGCTTCAGGCAAACGGAAAAGAAGTGGTGCACGAGGACCGCGGTGATATTGTGGTGATCAATACCTGCGGATTTATCGACAACGCGAAAGAAGAAAGTATCAATACGATCCTGGATTTCGTGGAAGCTAAAAACCGCGGTGAAGTAGAGAAGGTTTTTGTGACCGGATGTCTTTCTGAAAGGTACAAACCGGATCTTATTCGTGAAATTCCTGATGTTGACCAATATTTCGGGACCAGAGATTTGCCTATTTTGCTGAAACAGTTGGGAGCAGATTATAAACATGAACTGATTGGTGAGCGAATGACCACTACGCCAAAACATTACGCATATTTAAAAATCGCTGAAGGCTGCGACAGACCTTGTTCTTTCTGTGCAATTCCTTTGATGAGAGGAAAAAATGTTTCAACACCGATTGAAAATTTAGTGATTGAAGCGGAGAAACTGGCAAAAAAAGGGGTGAAAGAACTTATTTTAATCGCTCAGGATTTGACGTATTACGGCCTTGATATCTATAAAAAACGTGCTCTCGGAGATTTGCTTCTCCGTCTGGTAAAAGTGGAAGGGATTGAATGGATCCGTCTTCACTACGCGTTTCCTACGGGATTCCCGGAAGATGTTTTAGAAATCATTAAAAACGAACCAAAGGTTTGTAACTATATTGATATTCCGTTGCAGCACATCAATTCAGAGATTCTGAAAGCGATGAAGCGCGGAACTTCTCATGAAAAAACCAATGCTCTTCTCGATAAATTCAGAGAGATGGTTCCTGATATGGCTATCAGAACTACCTTAATCGTTGGTTTTCCGGGAGAAACCGAAGAAAGATTCCAGGAGATGAAAGAATGGGTGCGTATCCAGAGATTTGACCGTTTAGGCTGCTTTACTTATTCTCACGAAGAAAACACAACCGCTTTTGTGTTGGAAGATGATGTTCCGCAGGAGGTGAAAGAGGCCAGAGTAGAGGAAATTATGGAGCTGCAGTCACAGATTTCGTGGGAGAAGAATCAGGAGAAGATTGGTAAGACTTTCAGATGTATCTTCGACAGAAAAGAAGGAAATTACTTTGTAGGAAGAACGGAATTTGATTCACCGGATGTGGACAATACCGTTTTGGTTTCGGCTGAAAATACCTATTTATCAATTGGCGAATTTGCAGATGTTAAAATTACATCAGCAGAAGAATTTGATTTATACGGAGAAGTGATTTAA
- a CDS encoding septal ring lytic transglycosylase RlpA family protein — MMKRGILVIIMMISTLGIYSFNKYNANDAKTSFASFYHDKFNGRKTASGEIFSNRKLTAAHRTLPFGTVVEVTNLRTGKSVEVRINDRGPFHSSRALDLSKAAFDSIGNTARGTMPVEYEIVD, encoded by the coding sequence ATGATGAAAAGAGGTATTCTCGTAATCATAATGATGATTTCAACACTTGGTATTTATTCTTTCAACAAGTATAATGCCAATGATGCCAAAACAAGTTTTGCATCGTTCTACCACGATAAGTTTAACGGTAGGAAAACCGCAAGCGGAGAAATTTTCAGTAACAGAAAGCTTACCGCTGCACACAGAACGCTCCCGTTCGGTACAGTTGTAGAAGTAACCAACTTAAGAACAGGAAAAAGTGTAGAAGTGAGAATTAACGACCGAGGTCCGTTCCACTCTTCCAGAGCCTTGGATCTATCCAAAGCAGCGTTCGATTCAATTGGTAATACCGCCCGCGGTACCATGCCTGTTGAATATGAAATTGTCGATTAA
- the rfbB gene encoding dTDP-glucose 4,6-dehydratase, producing MKNIIITGGAGFIGSHVVREFVKNHPEATIINLDALTYAGNLENLKDVENEPNYVFEKADITKVDELRKVFEKYNPDAIVHLAAESHVDRSITDPNAFINTNVIGTANLLNLAIEFWTLNPEHTHGRFPDEPRKNLFYHVSTDEVYGSLGETGFFLETTAYDPQSPYSASKAASDHLVRAYGNTYGMPFILSNCSNNYGPNHFPEKLIPLCISNILNGKPLPIYGDGKYTRDWLFVIDHAKAIHQIFHESKTGETYNIGGFNEWQNIDLVKELIKQMDEKLGNPAGHSEKLITYVKDRPGHDKRYAIDASKLNKDLGWKPSVTFEEGLSKTIDWFLENKEWLDHVTSGDYQKYYDKQYS from the coding sequence ATGAAAAATATCATCATCACTGGAGGTGCAGGATTTATCGGTTCCCACGTTGTTAGGGAATTTGTAAAAAACCATCCCGAAGCGACCATCATTAACCTGGATGCATTGACCTACGCAGGTAATCTGGAGAATCTAAAAGACGTTGAAAACGAACCCAATTACGTTTTTGAAAAAGCAGATATCACTAAAGTTGACGAACTCCGAAAAGTATTCGAAAAATATAACCCAGACGCGATTGTTCATTTAGCGGCGGAAAGTCATGTTGATCGAAGCATCACCGATCCTAATGCCTTCATCAACACGAATGTGATCGGCACGGCCAATCTTCTGAACCTGGCAATTGAATTCTGGACATTGAATCCGGAGCATACCCACGGCAGATTCCCTGATGAGCCGAGAAAAAATCTTTTCTATCACGTTTCAACAGACGAGGTTTACGGAAGTTTAGGCGAAACGGGTTTCTTCTTGGAGACTACCGCATATGATCCTCAATCACCTTACTCTGCGAGTAAAGCAGCTTCAGACCATTTGGTAAGAGCTTACGGCAATACCTACGGAATGCCGTTTATCCTGTCCAACTGTTCCAATAATTACGGTCCCAATCACTTCCCTGAAAAGTTGATTCCACTCTGTATTTCAAACATTCTGAACGGAAAGCCGCTCCCGATTTACGGCGACGGAAAATATACGCGTGACTGGCTTTTTGTGATTGATCATGCAAAGGCGATTCACCAGATTTTTCACGAATCCAAAACCGGTGAAACTTACAATATTGGTGGATTCAACGAATGGCAGAATATCGATCTGGTAAAAGAACTGATTAAGCAGATGGATGAAAAACTCGGAAATCCTGCTGGGCATTCAGAGAAACTGATTACTTATGTGAAAGACAGACCGGGACACGACAAACGTTACGCCATTGATGCCTCCAAACTGAATAAAGATCTTGGCTGGAAACCGTCAGTAACCTTCGAGGAAGGCCTCTCCAAAACCATCGACTGGTTCCTCGAAAACAAAGAATGGCTGGATCATGTGACTTCCGGTGATTATCAGAAATATTACGATAAGCAATATTCGTAA
- the rfbC gene encoding dTDP-4-dehydrorhamnose 3,5-epimerase, whose product MKIQPTPLKDCYIIEPTVFEDDRGYFYEKFNEQKFEELTGMNGHFVQDNISKSSYGVLRGLHLQKGEHAQAKLVSCLEGKVFDVAVDLREDSPTFGKWFGVELSAENKLQFYVPRGFGHGFSVLSETAVFAYKCDNFYKKEAEGGVLWNDKELSIDWKLPENDVILSEKDKIQPTFAAKNY is encoded by the coding sequence ATGAAAATCCAACCTACACCCCTGAAAGACTGCTATATCATAGAACCTACCGTTTTCGAAGACGACCGCGGTTATTTTTACGAAAAATTCAATGAGCAGAAGTTTGAGGAGCTTACCGGAATGAACGGCCACTTTGTACAGGATAACATTTCCAAATCTTCTTACGGCGTTCTGCGCGGTCTTCATCTTCAGAAAGGCGAACATGCACAGGCCAAATTGGTTTCATGCCTGGAAGGTAAGGTGTTCGATGTTGCCGTAGACCTTCGTGAAGATTCGCCAACTTTCGGCAAATGGTTCGGCGTTGAACTTTCTGCTGAGAATAAGCTACAGTTCTATGTCCCGAGAGGTTTTGGACATGGATTTTCAGTGCTTTCAGAAACGGCTGTCTTTGCCTATAAATGCGATAATTTTTATAAAAAAGAAGCTGAAGGCGGCGTTTTATGGAACGACAAGGAACTCAGCATTGATTGGAAACTTCCTGAAAATGACGTGATTTTGTCTGAAAAAGATAAAATTCAGCCTACCTTTGCGGCCAAGAATTATTAA
- a CDS encoding glycosyltransferase family 2 protein → MDKTVDRNIPLVSIGIPVYNAEKFLDSALKSVLSQTYTNFELIITDDGSTDNSVKCVEKFRDPRIILLSDGKNKGISYRLNQQISLANGKYFIRMDADDIMFKDRVEKQVAFLENNPDVDVIGSSAVIIDDENQIIGLRNSSPPLTYEEALKTGAFIHPTVAGKTAWFSKFSYKEDLIGAEDFDLWLTSHQSSVFKTLHEPLLFYRDPLTFKLATYLFRLKQQRKIFRSDKYLRGKPVLKLKTILSSYIKSIVARIIFFFGLDDKYIAIRNKQPRRNNVDFTRFQKELDTFA, encoded by the coding sequence ATGGATAAGACTGTAGATCGAAATATTCCGTTGGTAAGCATTGGAATCCCGGTGTATAATGCCGAGAAGTTTTTGGATTCAGCTTTAAAATCAGTACTGAGCCAAACATATACAAATTTTGAATTAATTATCACGGATGATGGGAGTACCGATAATTCCGTAAAGTGTGTAGAAAAATTTCGTGATCCCAGAATTATACTTTTGTCCGATGGAAAAAATAAAGGAATTTCATACCGCTTAAATCAGCAGATCAGTCTTGCGAATGGGAAATATTTTATCAGAATGGATGCTGACGATATCATGTTTAAAGACCGTGTTGAAAAACAGGTGGCATTTCTGGAAAATAATCCCGATGTAGATGTAATAGGGAGTTCTGCAGTAATTATTGATGACGAGAATCAGATCATCGGATTAAGAAACTCATCACCTCCGCTTACCTACGAAGAGGCTCTGAAAACCGGAGCATTTATACACCCTACTGTGGCAGGAAAAACGGCATGGTTCTCTAAATTCAGCTATAAGGAAGATCTTATTGGTGCAGAAGATTTTGATCTTTGGCTCACAAGTCATCAATCTTCCGTTTTCAAAACTCTTCATGAACCTTTGCTTTTTTATCGGGATCCATTAACCTTTAAATTGGCGACCTATTTATTCAGACTTAAACAGCAACGCAAAATATTTAGATCCGATAAGTATCTGCGTGGAAAACCGGTCCTCAAACTGAAGACGATTTTAAGTTCATATATCAAAAGTATTGTAGCACGAATAATCTTTTTTTTTGGATTGGATGATAAATATATTGCGATTCGTAACAAACAGCCCCGCAGAAATAACGTAGATTTTACTCGATTTCAAAAAGAATTGGATACTTTTGCCTAA
- a CDS encoding acetyltransferase, translated as MILFGASGHSKVILDLLISNGIQVDLIIDDHPKTHEIMGVAVQKNTISDFDQKVIISIGNNRARKIISERYPFYYQKAIHPTAVISSFSQIGAGTVIMAQAAVNAAAEIGRHCIINTGAVVEHDCKVGDYVHISPNAALAGNVEVGDGAHIGIGASVIQGVRIGKWAVVGAGTVVIKDVPDFATVVGNPGKVIKINESNIQHNEQ; from the coding sequence ATGATCCTGTTTGGCGCCAGTGGACATAGTAAAGTTATTCTTGATCTTCTTATTTCGAACGGAATACAGGTAGATCTCATCATTGATGATCACCCGAAGACTCATGAAATAATGGGGGTAGCGGTCCAAAAGAATACAATATCCGATTTTGATCAGAAAGTTATAATCTCCATCGGAAACAACCGAGCCAGGAAAATAATTTCAGAACGATATCCTTTTTATTATCAGAAGGCTATACACCCTACAGCAGTTATTTCATCTTTTTCACAGATTGGTGCAGGTACAGTAATCATGGCTCAAGCTGCGGTGAATGCCGCGGCTGAAATTGGCCGCCACTGTATAATCAATACCGGAGCTGTCGTCGAACACGACTGTAAGGTAGGCGATTATGTACATATTTCTCCTAATGCTGCTCTCGCAGGAAATGTAGAAGTGGGTGATGGGGCTCATATTGGGATAGGTGCTTCTGTAATACAAGGCGTGCGCATTGGAAAGTGGGCTGTAGTTGGCGCAGGCACTGTAGTTATTAAAGATGTTCCAGATTTTGCCACGGTAGTAGGGAATCCGGGCAAAGTAATTAAAATTAACGAATCAAACATTCAACATAATGAACAATAA
- a CDS encoding glycosyltransferase family 4 protein, giving the protein MAGLNKIIRVATVPLSLNILLRNQFKFLSRYYHVIAISSPGKDLVEVGEREAVETKGIEMKRKISIFDDLLSLINLYTYFKKEKPLIVHSITPKAGLLSMIAAKLANVPVRMHTFTGLIFPTSTGAMKHLLIAMDRLLCYCATNIYPEGEGVRKDLLAYNITRKPLRILANGNVNGIDLDFFKPALFTPEDKQLLKNQLAILPEDFVFIFIGRLVKDKGINELISALKKIKGVPVKLLLVGPLEADNGLEPETLREMTDNPNIISVGFQQDVRVFLAIADALVFPSYREGFPNVVMQAGAMELPSIVTDINGSNEIIIHHQNGIVIPPKNDLILHECMVKIITDSELREKLKQNARSMIADRYQQSVVLTALLEEYQNLEKNVQTPI; this is encoded by the coding sequence ATGGCAGGTTTGAATAAGATTATTCGGGTAGCTACGGTACCTTTATCATTAAATATTTTGCTGAGAAATCAATTTAAATTTCTAAGCAGATATTATCACGTTATTGCAATATCTAGTCCAGGTAAAGATTTGGTCGAGGTAGGCGAAAGAGAAGCTGTCGAGACAAAAGGTATAGAAATGAAGCGGAAAATCTCAATTTTTGATGATCTGCTTTCGTTAATTAATCTGTATACCTACTTTAAAAAAGAAAAGCCGTTGATCGTCCATTCCATAACACCAAAAGCTGGACTGCTATCTATGATTGCAGCTAAGCTGGCAAATGTACCAGTTAGAATGCACACTTTTACGGGATTGATTTTTCCCACTTCAACAGGAGCCATGAAGCATCTCCTGATCGCTATGGACAGGTTGCTCTGTTACTGCGCCACCAATATTTATCCTGAAGGAGAAGGTGTTCGAAAAGATCTCCTTGCTTACAATATTACAAGAAAACCCCTCAGAATACTAGCTAATGGTAATGTAAACGGTATTGATCTTGATTTTTTTAAGCCGGCGTTATTTACTCCGGAAGATAAGCAGTTATTAAAAAATCAGTTGGCTATTTTGCCTGAAGATTTTGTTTTCATTTTTATCGGACGTCTCGTAAAAGATAAAGGGATAAATGAATTAATCTCAGCTTTAAAAAAAATAAAAGGTGTACCGGTTAAACTCCTTTTAGTAGGACCATTGGAAGCAGATAATGGGCTGGAACCAGAAACCTTGCGGGAAATGACAGATAATCCGAATATCATCTCTGTAGGTTTTCAGCAGGATGTGCGGGTTTTCCTCGCAATTGCGGATGCGCTTGTCTTTCCGAGTTACAGAGAAGGCTTCCCGAATGTAGTAATGCAGGCCGGTGCTATGGAACTTCCCTCAATAGTTACAGACATCAACGGATCCAATGAAATCATCATTCACCATCAAAACGGTATTGTTATTCCTCCGAAAAATGACTTAATTTTGCATGAATGCATGGTAAAAATTATTACTGATTCGGAATTGAGAGAAAAGCTGAAACAGAATGCCAGATCGATGATTGCGGATCGTTATCAGCAAAGTGTGGTGCTTACCGCCCTATTGGAAGAATATCAAAATCTAGAAAAAAATGTACAAACACCTATTTAA
- the rfbA gene encoding glucose-1-phosphate thymidylyltransferase RfbA, giving the protein MKGIILAGGSGTRLYPLTIAVSKQLMPVYDKPMIYYPLSTLLLAGIKDILIITTPHDQEGFIKLLGDGSAIGCNIQYKVQPSPDGLAQAFILGEEFIGDDSVALVLGDNIFYGAGLPKLLSSKTTVKGGCVFAYQVSDPERYGVVEFDENLKAISIEEKPEHPKSNFAVPGLYFYDNSVVEIAKNLKPSPRGELEITDVNRIYLEKGQLEVGVMSRGTAWLDTGTFDSLHEASEFVKVLEKRQGFKISCIEEIAYVKGFINKEQLLESAKKYGKSGYGDYLKALV; this is encoded by the coding sequence ATGAAAGGTATAATATTAGCCGGCGGTTCCGGTACCAGACTTTATCCTTTAACCATCGCGGTAAGCAAGCAGCTGATGCCGGTTTACGACAAGCCGATGATCTATTACCCGCTTTCTACTTTGCTTTTGGCGGGAATTAAAGATATTTTAATCATTACAACACCTCACGATCAGGAAGGTTTTATTAAACTTTTGGGTGACGGTTCAGCGATTGGCTGCAATATTCAGTACAAAGTGCAGCCAAGTCCGGATGGATTAGCGCAGGCTTTCATTTTAGGTGAAGAATTTATCGGTGACGACTCTGTAGCCCTTGTTTTGGGCGATAATATTTTTTACGGCGCAGGACTTCCGAAATTATTGTCATCAAAAACCACTGTGAAAGGCGGTTGTGTTTTTGCGTATCAGGTTTCTGATCCCGAGAGATATGGAGTGGTGGAGTTTGATGAAAATTTAAAAGCTATTTCCATCGAAGAAAAACCGGAACACCCAAAATCTAATTTTGCAGTACCGGGTCTGTATTTTTATGACAATTCGGTGGTTGAGATTGCTAAAAATCTTAAACCTTCGCCAAGAGGTGAGTTGGAAATTACCGACGTAAACAGAATCTATCTGGAAAAAGGCCAGCTAGAAGTTGGCGTAATGTCACGCGGAACGGCTTGGCTGGATACCGGAACTTTCGATTCTCTGCATGAAGCTTCCGAATTTGTGAAGGTGCTTGAAAAGAGACAGGGCTTCAAAATTTCCTGTATTGAAGAAATCGCTTATGTTAAAGGTTTCATCAATAAAGAACAGCTTTTGGAATCTGCAAAGAAATACGGCAAAAGCGGCTACGGGGATTATCTGAAAGCACTTGTATAA
- a CDS encoding DegT/DnrJ/EryC1/StrS family aminotransferase, giving the protein MNNKIWLSSPHMGGTELNYIHEAFDQNWVAPLGPNVNNFEEDLKCYLNSDVEVAALSSGTAALHLALVILGVKSGDEVICQSFTFSASANPITYVGAQPVFVDSEPDTWNICPKALEEAITDRAAKGKKPKAIIVVHLYGMPAKLDQIKAVAAKYEIPLVEDAAEALGSTFKGQRCGTFGEMSILSFNGNKIITTSGGGALVCKTIEQKDKAVFLSTQARDQAPHYQHSEIGYNYRMSNISAGIGRGQMEVLEERISARRKNHEFYLDVFQDFSGVKVFTEPNGDYFSNHWLSAITVDENIAGFSREDLRLALEKQNIESRPLWKPMHLQPVFNNAPYYGGKVAEELFNIGLCLPSGSSLTDADRNRIKNTILSLRK; this is encoded by the coding sequence ATGAACAATAAGATATGGCTTTCCTCACCGCATATGGGAGGAACCGAATTAAACTATATCCATGAAGCTTTTGATCAGAACTGGGTTGCCCCTTTAGGTCCTAATGTCAATAATTTTGAAGAGGATCTAAAATGTTATTTAAACAGCGATGTTGAAGTTGCTGCTTTGAGTTCAGGAACAGCGGCGCTGCATTTAGCGCTCGTTATATTAGGCGTGAAATCCGGTGATGAAGTAATTTGTCAAAGTTTCACCTTCTCGGCATCTGCTAATCCAATTACCTACGTGGGAGCACAACCTGTTTTTGTAGACAGCGAGCCCGATACATGGAATATTTGCCCGAAAGCGCTGGAAGAAGCAATTACAGACAGAGCTGCAAAAGGGAAAAAGCCTAAAGCCATTATTGTGGTTCATCTTTACGGGATGCCTGCGAAACTTGATCAGATTAAAGCCGTGGCTGCAAAATATGAGATTCCACTCGTCGAAGATGCGGCTGAAGCGCTGGGTTCAACTTTCAAAGGACAGCGATGCGGAACTTTCGGCGAAATGTCCATCCTTAGTTTTAACGGTAATAAAATCATCACCACATCCGGCGGAGGCGCGCTGGTATGTAAAACCATAGAGCAAAAAGATAAAGCCGTATTTCTTTCTACCCAGGCGAGAGATCAGGCTCCACACTACCAGCACTCAGAGATTGGTTACAATTACAGGATGAGTAATATTTCTGCCGGGATAGGAAGAGGACAAATGGAAGTTTTGGAGGAAAGGATATCAGCCCGACGAAAAAATCATGAGTTTTATCTGGATGTTTTCCAGGACTTTTCCGGAGTAAAGGTTTTCACAGAACCTAACGGTGATTATTTCTCAAATCACTGGCTCTCAGCCATTACAGTAGATGAGAATATAGCAGGGTTTAGCCGTGAAGATCTACGTTTGGCTCTGGAAAAACAGAATATTGAATCGAGACCGCTTTGGAAACCGATGCATCTTCAGCCTGTTTTTAATAACGCACCTTATTACGGCGGTAAAGTTGCTGAAGAACTTTTTAATATCGGATTGTGTTTGCCATCAGGGTCCAGCCTCACCGATGCAGACCGTAACAGAATTAAAAACACCATATTAAGTTTAAGAAAGTAA
- a CDS encoding alpha-1,2-fucosyltransferase: MTNHVKLWGGLGNQLFQYSFGKYLEKTRGVPTNFFFSRITPIKKLDLNYFVKNIEFSSENELKSAGYGFISPLTERVCRKLFATLPFLNRKAHIEKYSGFVPEFPAGKVVYDGYWQSYKYLEAIENELRSELRFDELSFKNLHCLAEIKKDNSVSMHIRRGDYLLKANQQLFAECSLQYYIAAVREVLTRVENPVFYVFSNDVNWVKDNLVKVFDKGTEFVFVDNSALTKSPVADLYLMSLCKSNIIANSTFSWWGAWLNNNPHKIVIAPKNWYNGALNETTKDLIPAKWIRL, from the coding sequence ATGACAAATCATGTAAAACTTTGGGGAGGACTTGGCAACCAACTTTTCCAGTATAGTTTTGGGAAATACCTGGAGAAAACGAGGGGAGTGCCCACTAATTTTTTTTTCTCCAGAATAACACCCATAAAGAAATTAGACTTGAACTACTTTGTGAAGAATATTGAGTTCTCTTCAGAAAACGAACTGAAAAGTGCAGGTTACGGTTTTATCAGTCCTCTTACTGAACGTGTATGCCGTAAGCTTTTTGCTACACTTCCTTTTCTGAACCGCAAAGCACATATTGAAAAATACTCTGGTTTTGTTCCAGAATTTCCTGCAGGTAAGGTGGTTTATGACGGATACTGGCAATCGTACAAATATCTTGAAGCTATTGAGAATGAACTGCGTTCCGAACTAAGATTTGATGAATTATCATTTAAAAACTTACACTGTTTGGCTGAAATTAAAAAAGATAACAGTGTAAGTATGCACATCCGTAGAGGAGATTATCTCTTAAAAGCCAATCAGCAGCTTTTTGCCGAGTGCTCTTTGCAGTATTATATAGCCGCGGTTCGGGAAGTACTCACAAGGGTTGAGAATCCTGTTTTCTATGTGTTTTCAAACGATGTGAATTGGGTTAAAGATAACTTGGTAAAAGTTTTTGATAAGGGTACCGAATTCGTTTTTGTAGACAATTCTGCACTCACAAAAAGTCCTGTCGCAGACCTTTATCTAATGTCTTTGTGCAAAAGTAATATCATCGCCAACAGTACGTTCAGCTGGTGGGGCGCTTGGCTTAACAATAATCCCCATAAGATTGTGATTGCTCCCAAAAACTGGTATAATGGTGCCCTAAATGAGACTACAAAAGATTTAATACCTGCCAAATGGATAAGACTGTAG